Genomic DNA from Triticum dicoccoides isolate Atlit2015 ecotype Zavitan chromosome 4B, WEW_v2.0, whole genome shotgun sequence:
CCGCACTCCATTCTTAGTGAATAGTTTGTAAACCCATTTACTCGGAAGGGCAATGTTTTGAATCTCAAGATCTTGAATTCCATGGGCCCCTTGACTTTTAGGTCGGCATAATATACTACATCTGGCCAGCCGATATTTCTTGGGTTCATTATCACActgccaaaagaatctggatctaaAGTAATGCAGATGTTGAAGAACCCCTTGCGGTAAGTGGAAAAATGGCAACATGTATAGAACTATATTGCTGAGGACAAAATTCAGCATCGCAAAATTTAGAATCATTTAGCATCACTAAATTGCGGTTTTGCTAGAAAAATCTAAATCACGTCGTAGCGCTCCAAATTTCCGCTTGATGCATTCATATATATGATGCATTGATGCCAAGCATAGTTACTAAGTTAGGATGCTTGATCAGTGCTTGGTTCTTTGATGCATGCACGTGTGTATGTCAAGCATACGTACGTGGTAAATAATGTATGCAATTTCTTTTCATGATTTAACGAAGAAGATTGAACTTGCTTAGCTTCGCTGTAGCTCCTTAGTAACCTTTCATTGCTACTGTCTGAGCTGCCGCTGAATGACATAGCACTCTGTTTAAAACTTTGGTCACATCTAAACCGGGCCTATATGTTGTTACATACTCCCTCtcgtccttttactctgcatataataaTTGTgtgaagtcaaactttataaagtttgaccatatttatatgaagaAATTTCAACATCTActatgctaaagttatacaatatggaaATTTAAGTCATGACGCATCTACTGATATTGATTTCACgttgtgaatgttggtatttttttctataaagttggtcaaactttacgaggcttgactttcAACAAATCTTATATCAAAGGgagtacatacatacatacatacatacatacatacatacccaacatgcatgacatggtaacgTAGTATCAGCTGAATGGTGTGAAGCTGGATGTCCCCGATGGCTCGTTGAGAAATGAAGAAAAGAGAGGAGACGCTGCTATCGATCGAATCGAAGACTTTTTTTAGCATATCTCTGATCCAAGATATGTCAGCCAGGTTGTTAGAAGATGTGTGGCACTGCTCGCAAGGGATGGGCGCGCTTAATAGCAAGCAGTGTGGCAGATGCATGGGAGATCGATCCAGAGCAaaattactattattattattgtgTTGTACATGATAGTAGACAGTTGGCAAGCAAGAAATACTAATTatgaaggaagagagagagagagagagagagagagagagagagagagagagagagagatgtgtgcCAACTCACACGTACACTTATTACCTAAAGTCCACCCGGCCGGCCGGATCAAACCTTTCAAACTTGAAGCATGCACATGCATGCAATCGGATCGTGATCGTGATAGCCTGTGATCGATCGCGtggagaaatgaagaaaaagatactactagctagctagctaggggaCGTACGTGGGCACTTTGTTATATATCCAACCCATGGAAGactttcttttctttatttctcCACGCGATCGATGAGCCTCCAAACCATCACTAAGTAGTTTCGCGCGCTGATCCAAACTAGCAGTTATATATATGGATATGATCTATACATCCATGAGGACAAGCAGCTAAGCTAGCCACTTGCAATCTGCGAGGATCATACATTACATATCGTTTGCTTGCAGCCGGAAATGGCGGCAACGAGGGCGGAGGGCGAGCCGCCGCCGTTCACCCATGAGGACAATCGCCGCTTCCTCCAGATGCTCCGCGACAAGAAGCAAATGTATATATGCAAGCTGCAACGACGATTTATATGTGTTTATATGGAGGGAAGGGATCGTGCTTAATTTGCTTTGTTTCAATTCGCAGGCTGGGAGTCGCCAGCCTCAAGGCCGTGGAGGTGCAGTTCCAGGACCTCACCGTGGAGATCCACGAGCGCATCGGCCGCCGGGAGCCGCCGACGCTGCCCAACTGCGTCGTCAACGCCGCCCAGGTACGCGTACCCACGTATTAATTCCAAGACACCGCCTAGGCCCTCAGTGATGTAGTAACTGTCTATACTAGTATTCCGAGTTGAGAAGCATCTTTCTAATCTAGGAGTATTTATCTAGGAGTTGGCATCATATTCGCACATGTGTACTACAAGGAAAAGAGCAATCAAAATTATAAATGGAGCAAGCGGAACAATTCGACCGTCAAGGTAagtattttactactccctccggtccaaattactcgtcgctaaaatggatgtatctagaactaaaatacatctagatacatccatacgtgcgacaagtaattcagaacggagggagtagtaaatatgAAGACACAGTTTTCCTTAAAACAATTTTTCCAaggaaacatatatatatatatatatatatgtatatatatatatatattatatatatatatatatcttagtaGAGTACCACAACTCAAGGTGGATGATTCATTAGTTTACTGACCAAAGATACTTTTTTTGTAATCCTATCATTAATCAGGATGACACTTCTACTGGGAGCACCTGGTTCCGGGAAAACAACCTTTTTAAAAGCATTGGCAGGAAAGCTGGATTTGTCTTTGAAGGTACGTAGCAGATTAAGTTATATACACATGCAAACCAAACTTCCTACTTACAAGAAAAGCACTGGATAACAAAAACAATTGTTCTTGATGTAACATCTCTTAATAGCGCAAAGGAAAGCTCATGTACAATGGAGTTGAAGTCAATTCCTCAACACCACAACACTTGCATGCTTACATTAGCCAGTATGATCTTCATCATGCTGAGATGACTGTCAGAGAGACGATTGATTTTGCATCCAATATGTTGGGAACCAATAACGAATTCGGTAAGGCACCGCCTATTCATAGTACTTGTCTCAAATAGCTCTAGATTCTATGTGCACGAATGAGCTAATTATAATAGAATCCATATGTAAACTATAACTTTAGAAGCACCCATGGTGATGCTCAAGGTGTCTTTTTCTGTGTGTTTGCTCAAGGTGTCTTTTTTTTTTGCTGTGACATGAATACTAATTAATATATTTCTCATATTTGGAATGGAAACCATAGAGATGATCGGAGAAGCCGCAAGAAGAAAACATGATGTTGTAAACGAAGTTGACAAAAATCTTGACTCATTTATTAAGGTGATTGCTTTAATTGTTCCTCCGATCTGCTAAAAAAATATTCCATTTCCCTGGTCACTTACAATATGTTATATGCAGGCTACCACATTTGGAGAAGGAAGAAACCTTACAACAAACTACATTATCAAGGTTTGTGCTATTGTAACTTTTCCATTTACTCTCATTTATCTTGACAACATAATCACaaaatctttgtaatgcagatactTGGTTTGTCTGAGTGTACAGATACCCTAGTGGGGGATGAGATGAGGAGAGGCATATCTGGAGGACAAAAGAAAAGATTAACAATCGGTTAAGATTCTATCCTTTCTATTGCATGTGATCCTCAATGTTTGAATTTATTGCCAACCTACGCCAACCGCTCAATATTTTGGGTATCTGTTTAAATACATTCAAATGATTGAGGAACCATAGCTAAGAGGTCTATAGTTCAAGACTCGAGCCAAACCACTCATGTAAAATAGTTACGAGCTACATCGTTTCCATGCATAACCCATGTTGACCATATTTCCTCAATATATCAAGCTTATGGCTCATCAACCTTTGTTGTCACATATGAGGTTGCCATTTTCAAACAAACTTCCCATTTTTGTAGATAGCTCAACTAAAATTTTACCATCTTGTCTATGCACTTATTGTGTGAGATATTTATCAGTTAAATAAAAACGTATTAGTGCACCATGCATGTAAAGGTTATAGTAGAACATATCAAAATGACACCATAATTTTTGAACATATTCGATCAAAAGGACCATGGAGAGCTATATATCAATACTAGTACTAGATGCATTAATGTACTAATCACCTAACAACCCATCTAGGTTATCTACGATTGTAAAAGAAGTTTTTGTCGCCAATTCTAATCATGTTTTAATTTACTCTCTTATAATGAATCATCTTAGTTAACACCACAAAGAGATATAATTCATCCCATGGTTTATATTTAAATTTGGTTTTATCTGGCATGATTATAATATGGAAGCATTTCTCCACAAACTCTCTATCCACCACCTCATGACACTCCCTTCGTCTTTCTCCACCATGGAACACATTTGTGAAAAAATAGTGATCTTCAGCAAGGATGATCTTAGAAGAGCTATATTATGCCAACCATCTACATTCATGAAACCATCCGGTGTATTGCTAATTCAACTAAAGTGTTACCTGTTTGAGAAAAATATGCATTATAAGTGTGGTATAAGTAGTATTTATAGTGAGCCTATGGAAATACTATAGAATTATATATAAGTTGAAATCTTAATTATTCTTAAGGAACAGATATCCATAGAAAGGATGACTTGATATTTATTCTACAACATCAGAGCAACCACGTGTATTAGATTGTAAGTACACATTGAACCCTAACTATGACACAAGGTCAAAGTTAAACCACGAGTTGTAACACAAGATATATGAGAATCAACCTTCATGGCCATTATTCATTTTGGAGAATAAGGTATTTTCAGTGATGCTTCCTCTGACAAGCAGTATGATGAGGACCATTTTGGTTGATGTTGCACATGAGGTAGCTAATAACACGACTAGTCTAATGCAAAAAGTTCAAAATATTTGGCAGAATATAAACTACTAAAAATGTGGAATGATATTATTAAAACTAGTCTATATTCCGATTCATgattaaatatatattttttagtGGAAATGTAGCTAAATATTTGGGGGGTGATATTGTTTTCCACTAATTGTTTTGAGTGTTTTAGACCTTAGTTAACAGATTCAAACATTATACATAATTTCCGCTAATACCATTCTAGAATAACTTTATGACTCTTTGGAAACAAAACAACTCTCTGACTGCACCCACCTAACACTCACTTCTTTTCCGACCAAACCAGATGCATGCATATGGGACGGATGGGTGGCGATCCCCACCTTTCCACCATGATTTTTATGCTGaaacatgcgtgcaataatatttggCCCACCTTGTCTCTCCCTCTACACATTTCGTTTCTAAAATTTCTATTAGTTTAAATTTCCCTAAAGTTGAATCCAATAGTTTGATTTTCTTTTAGATTTTGAATTTTCCAaatgtttgattttttttcttaGAAGTTTGAACATTTTCTTAATGTTCCAAGAATGGAATAGAAGTGGAAGGGCCAATCCAGGAACAAAATTTGCCAAAAAATGAGATTAAATAGGGGAGGGCAAGTCCAAAAATAGGGAGTGGGGATAATCCAAAAGTGAACACTAGCAAGATCCCTAGCGCGGGAGACCTCCAAATAGTCGTGCCCTTTTCTGAAGTTATGATTTTTTTACGTTTTTATGAGAGTATCTAATACTCCATCCATCCCAATATAGGTGTCTCattgtactaaagttgagacacttagatTTGGGAGGGAGGGAGTGTGTTGTTAGTCACATCATCTACCACATTAGGCAGCCTTCCAGACATATTTTACTTCCCCAACCACCTTTCAACCCATCTTAAGATTAAAAATGATCCTATCTTGAAATTTATGGGCCTAGATCTATGCTATTATAGCTGGACCTCCACCCTGGCTTTGTACCATGTCTTTATATAAAAAGGAATTATGTAGACAAGTGAAAGGTGCTCACACAAATGGACTACATTCATATCTTATATTTTCTATTCAATGAAGTACATCATTTTTACAGTACTTCATGAAGTACATGTTAACAATACAAACGGGCCCATTATACAACAAATATGTCAGCTAATCAGCTAAGTAGAACCAAAAAAATGTTCTATGGTGCCCAAATATTTATGTTCTAACTAATATATTTCCCTCATTATATAACTAGTGTTACATTTCACAATGATCTCCTTAATGCAGGAGAAATGCTAGTTGGTCTAGCAAAATGCTTCTTTATGGATGATATTTCAACTGGTCTTGATAGCTCCACGACGTACGAGATCATAAAAGTTATACAACAAATGGTTCATTTACTAGATCTCACGGTGGTTATTTCCTTACTTCAACCACCTCCTGAGACATTGGAATTATTTGACGACATAATTCTTTTATGTGAGGGCCAAATTGTATACCAGGGTCCTCGAGAAAATGCTACTGATTTTTTTGAGATTATGGGATTCAAATGCCCCGGCAGGAAGAATATAGCTGACTTCCTTCAAGAGGTACTACGTCAGTATTGTATGAAAGAACTATTGGATAAACAATAGTGTGAACAATTTATTATCCTTACCAAATTACTATTTGGAATAACTTATGGGCAACCAGTACTTTAAAGTCGTGAAATTTCAATCAAGGGAATTTATTTTTGTAATGTGTACTTGCTCACAATAACATTGTAACGAACTGACAATGGTTGTTTTCCATTTTCATAGGTGACCTCCAAGATGGACCAAAAGCAATATTGGATTGGTGAACAACATATGTATCACTACCATTCAATTGAGAAATTTGTGGTATCATTCCATTCATCCTATCTCCCTCGACTTGTACAAGACAACCTTTTACTGCCAAATAGTAATATAGTAAACGGCGAGGTGGTAAAAACTGGTTCAGGTCTCTCCAGATGGAATATTTTCAAGGCATGTTTTTCAAGAGAAGTACTACTTCTGAAAAGAAACTCCCCGATACACATATTCACAACCATACAGATAACTATCCTTGCTTTGGTGATATCGACTATTTTCCTTCGGACAAATATGAACCACAAATCTATACTTGATGCCAACAAGTATGTTGGAGCTCTCTTTATTGCTGTTATGCTAGTAAACTTCAATGGCATGATTGAAATTGCAATGACAATCAAGAGACTTCCCACTTTCTACAAACAAAGAGAGTTACTAGCATTGCCAGGATGGGCACTTCTTACTCCAAATTTCCTTCTTAGTATCCCAATATCACTTATGCAGACAGGTCTTTGGACCAGCTTAACCTACTATGTGATTGGCTATGCACCTTCCTTTATTAGGTATCTCTTCTCTTGGTCAATTGGATATATAATGACCATAGTAGTTTAAATAAATTTGAGTGGTAGAAAAAGGTTGCCTTAATTACTTCTTGCAGATTCATGAAGCACTTCTTGGTACTTTTTTCCATGCATCAAACATCAATGGGCATGTGTCGTTTGTTAGCAGCAGTGGCAAGGACGCTAGTAATGGCCAATGTTCTAGCAACCACAACCCTTATAGCAATCTTTATATTTGGAGGCATCGTCATTTCGAAAGGTTAGATCAGATTTAGCTTAGTCTAATGCAATGTGTATATAAAAACTATAACATAGCACATGTTTTAGGACATGTTTGCAACTAAGACACTCAAAAAAATTCTACAATGAAACAGATGATCTCAAACAATGGTTACAATGGGGATATTGGACATCACCATTCACCTATGCGCAGAATGCAATCTCCTTAAATGAGTTCCTTGATGAAAGATGGGCTACAGTAAGCAATCATTTCAATTCACATTTCTGATAAGGTGCATCAAATATGTACTAGAATTGTAActtgatgatcatgttcttgttttTTTACAGGAATTTCATTATGAAAATGCTAATACGATTGGTGAAGCTATCCTCAAGATCAGGGGGTTTCTCACAGAGTCTCACTGGTATTGGATTTGTGTCGGCATTTTATTTGGATTCGCGCTCGTCTTCAATGTACTCAGTGTATTCGCACTGGAGTTCTTGAATTGTACGTACATAAAGATATATATCCAAAACACTATAAATGTTAAATCATAATTACAATTGGTATTCATCATGTTTTTTTTACCATTTTGCTATCTGCAGCGCCACATAAACGTAAAGTTCACACCAATGCCACGGATACAATGATGGAGTGTCCAACCAAAAAAATTGGATCTCACGATGCATCAATTCCACAAGGTGTCCTTCCATTTCAGCCTCTTTCCTTTGCAttcgatgctatcaattattctgtcGATATGCCTAAGGTATGCTCGAGCACACAATACCTTACTAAATAGTAGCATCCATTCTGATCACATGTTCACCAAATTAACGCATATCTTACACTAGGAGATGATGAAGTATGGAGTAACAGAGAAAAAACTTCATCTACTACAAGATGTCAGCGGTGCTTTTAGGCCAGGAGTGCTAACAGCTCTGATGGGGATCACTGGTGCTGGAAAGACAACATTGCTCGATGTTTTGGCCGGAAGAAAAACCGGAGGGTATATTGAAGGTACTATCAAGGTAGCAGGATACCCAAAGAAGCAAGAGACATTTTCAAGGATCTCAGGCTATTGTGAACAAAGTGACATTCACTCCCCTAACCTCACTGTATATGAGTCACTTCAGTTTTCTGCAAGACTTCGCTTGCCTTCAGAAGTTACATCACACCAAAGAGATGTATGTGCAATTATTAACATCATTCGAAGTTAATACACATGCAAATATCTCACAATACATATCTTTGCATTTTTAGATGTTTATACATGAAGTGATGCACCTAGTTGAGTTAACAGGATTGAAGAATGCAATGGTGGGTCTAGCAGGAGCAACTGGCCTGTCAGCTGAGCAACGAAAACGGCTAACAATGGCCGTGGAGCTGGTAGCTAGTCCTTCCATAATATTTATGGATGAACCAACCACTGGCTTGGATGCCCGTTCTGCAGCAATTGTCATGAGAGCTGTAAGAAAGACAGTAGACACGGGACGAACTATTGTATGCACAATTCATCAGCCAAGCATTGAGATATTTGAATCATTTGATGAGGTAAGAGTAAGTCTAATTTGAAATATGTTGAGTTCTTTGTAAGGGAAAATAGGTCAAAATTATTCGTACAAAACAATCAAGAAAGAGAATTAATAGTCTTGTGGCGTCAAGTCAAAGACTGGAAAGAGCAGAAAAATATCAATACACATGATAATAACTCTTAATGACAgtaagtgtgtatatatatatgatgTTTAAACATATATGTCTTTATTATTATGAATCAGTACCACTAAGTTGCTGCCTATATGTTAATTGAATTTGATTAATTGCAGCTTCTACTTATGAAAAGAGGTGGTCGGATCATATATAGTGGTTCACTAGGTCCACATTCTTGCAACATGATAAAGTATTTCGAGGTAAGAGTGCCTATTTTTTAATGTATATTCACAAGATGGGAACAAAAAACATTATATGCTTTGTCACAGGCTATACCTGGTGTTCCTAGAATAAAAGAGGGACAAAACCCAGCAGCATGGATGTTGAATGTTAGTTCACACACAACAGAATACGAGATTGGACTGGACTATGCAGAAATTTATCGACGCTCCTCTCTATACAAGTAAGTGATGTAATCATAATGCTATAACCCCTATAATGCAAAATTGATTTTATAACAAAAAGTATTGTTGTTATCTTGATTCTGTAGGGAGAACATGATTCTAGTTGACGAGCTTGGAAAACCAACACCTGGCACAGAGGATCTACATTTTCCTCCAATATACTGGCAGAACTTTAGGGCACAATGCATGGCTTGCTTGTGGAAACAAAGATGTGCATATTGGAAAAACCCGGAGCATAATGTTGCTAGATTCCTAAACACGTTTGTTCAATCAACTATGTTTGGAGTTGTATTTTGGCAAACTGGATCAACGATGTAAGTAGGAATGACAACAAACCTAATGATTTTATTTCATAAAAATTTATCATTCCTCAACTATATCTTAACTTAGTTTTCCTGTCTAATAGTAAACAGCAACAAGATATATTCAACATACTAGGACTCATATATGGAACATCACTATTTCTGGGCTTCAATAATTGCACTATGTTACAACCAGTTGTGGCCGTGGAGAGGGTTGTTCTCTATCGAGAAAAGGCGGCAGGCACATACTCCACCTTGGCCTATGCCATAGCTCAGGTAATGTTACTTTCCCAACATATTCTAAAGTGAAAAAAAAATCTAAACCTAGAAGGCTTGGCATATTTTTCTGAACTCCACCATTGGATTTCTATTTGTAGGTGGCAGTTGAATTGCCTTACATGCTTGT
This window encodes:
- the LOC119292329 gene encoding ABC transporter G family member 45-like isoform X1, with amino-acid sequence MAATRAEGEPPPFTHEDNRRFLQMLRDKKQMLGVASLKAVEVQFQDLTVEIHERIGRREPPTLPNCVVNAAQELASYSHMCTTRKRAIKIINGASGTIRPSRMTLLLGAPGSGKTTFLKALAGKLDLSLKRKGKLMYNGVEVNSSTPQHLHAYISQYDLHHAEMTVRETIDFASNMLGTNNEFEMIGEAARRKHDVVNEVDKNLDSFIKATTFGEGRNLTTNYIIKILGLSECTDTLVGDEMRRGISGGQKKRLTIGEMLVGLAKCFFMDDISTGLDSSTTYEIIKVIQQMVHLLDLTVVISLLQPPPETLELFDDIILLCEGQIVYQGPRENATDFFEIMGFKCPGRKNIADFLQEVTSKMDQKQYWIGEQHMYHYHSIEKFVVSFHSSYLPRLVQDNLLLPNSNIVNGEVVKTGSGLSRWNIFKACFSREVLLLKRNSPIHIFTTIQITILALVISTIFLRTNMNHKSILDANKYVGALFIAVMLVNFNGMIEIAMTIKRLPTFYKQRELLALPGWALLTPNFLLSIPISLMQTGLWTSLTYYVIGYAPSFIRFMKHFLVLFSMHQTSMGMCRLLAAVARTLVMANVLATTTLIAIFIFGGIVISKDDLKQWLQWGYWTSPFTYAQNAISLNEFLDERWATEFHYENANTIGEAILKIRGFLTESHWYWICVGILFGFALVFNVLSVFALEFLNSPHKRKVHTNATDTMMECPTKKIGSHDASIPQGVLPFQPLSFAFDAINYSVDMPKEMMKYGVTEKKLHLLQDVSGAFRPGVLTALMGITGAGKTTLLDVLAGRKTGGYIEGTIKVAGYPKKQETFSRISGYCEQSDIHSPNLTVYESLQFSARLRLPSEVTSHQRDMFIHEVMHLVELTGLKNAMVGLAGATGLSAEQRKRLTMAVELVASPSIIFMDEPTTGLDARSAAIVMRAVRKTVDTGRTIVCTIHQPSIEIFESFDELLLMKRGGRIIYSGSLGPHSCNMIKYFEAIPGVPRIKEGQNPAAWMLNVSSHTTEYEIGLDYAEIYRRSSLYKENMILVDELGKPTPGTEDLHFPPIYWQNFRAQCMACLWKQRCAYWKNPEHNVARFLNTFVQSTMFGVVFWQTGSTIKQQQDIFNILGLIYGTSLFLGFNNCTMLQPVVAVERVVLYREKAAGTYSTLAYAIAQVAVELPYMLVQVFMFAVIIYPMIGFQMTAGKFFEFILYMVLSYMYYTLFGMMTVALTPNVEIASGLVYLIFLFWNVFSGFVVGRLLIPVWWRWAYWANPSAWTVYALMFSQLGDRTELILVPGLPDQTVKEFLESYLGLEDVYMNLVTYLHVAIIALFAIVLFISLKYLNFLRR
- the LOC119292329 gene encoding ABC transporter G family member 45-like isoform X2; this encodes MAATRAEGEPPPFTHEDNRRFLQMLRDKKQMLGVASLKAVEVQFQDLTVEIHERIGRREPPTLPNCVVNAAQELASYSHMCTTRKRAIKIINGASGTIRPSRMTLLLGAPGSGKTTFLKALAGKLDLSLKRKGKLMYNGVEVNSSTPQHLHAYISQYDLHHAEMTVRETIDFASNMLGTNNEFEMIGEAARRKHDVVNEVDKNLDSFIKATTFGEGRNLTTNYIIKILGLSECTDTLVGDEMRRGISGGQKKRLTIGEMLVGLAKCFFMDDISTGLDSSTTYEIIKVIQQMVHLLDLTVVISLLQPPPETLELFDDIILLCEGQIVYQGPRENATDFFEIMGFKCPGRKNIADFLQEVTSKMDQKQYWIGEQHMYHYHSIEKFVVSFHSSYLPRLVQDNLLLPNSNIVNGEVVKTGSGLSRWNIFKACFSREVLLLKRNSPIHIFTTIQITILALVISTIFLRTNMNHKSILDANKYVGALFIAVMLVNFNGMIEIAMTIKRLPTFYKQRELLALPGWALLTPNFLLSIPISLMQTGLWTSLTYYVIGYAPSFIRFMKHFLVLFSMHQTSMGMCRLLAAVARTLVMANVLATTTLIAIFIFGGIVISKDDLKQWLQWGYWTSPFTYAQNAISLNEFLDERWATEFHYENANTIGEAILKIRGFLTESHWYWICVGILFGFALVFNVLSVFALEFLNSPHKRKVHTNATDTMMECPTKKIGSHDASIPQGVLPFQPLSFAFDAINYSVDMPKMMKYGVTEKKLHLLQDVSGAFRPGVLTALMGITGAGKTTLLDVLAGRKTGGYIEGTIKVAGYPKKQETFSRISGYCEQSDIHSPNLTVYESLQFSARLRLPSEVTSHQRDMFIHEVMHLVELTGLKNAMVGLAGATGLSAEQRKRLTMAVELVASPSIIFMDEPTTGLDARSAAIVMRAVRKTVDTGRTIVCTIHQPSIEIFESFDELLLMKRGGRIIYSGSLGPHSCNMIKYFEAIPGVPRIKEGQNPAAWMLNVSSHTTEYEIGLDYAEIYRRSSLYKENMILVDELGKPTPGTEDLHFPPIYWQNFRAQCMACLWKQRCAYWKNPEHNVARFLNTFVQSTMFGVVFWQTGSTIKQQQDIFNILGLIYGTSLFLGFNNCTMLQPVVAVERVVLYREKAAGTYSTLAYAIAQVAVELPYMLVQVFMFAVIIYPMIGFQMTAGKFFEFILYMVLSYMYYTLFGMMTVALTPNVEIASGLVYLIFLFWNVFSGFVVGRLLIPVWWRWAYWANPSAWTVYALMFSQLGDRTELILVPGLPDQTVKEFLESYLGLEDVYMNLVTYLHVAIIALFAIVLFISLKYLNFLRR